In Paenibacillus sp. FSL M7-0420, a single genomic region encodes these proteins:
- a CDS encoding formate/nitrite transporter family protein, with the protein MFTQSVENIVETAVGKRDKMNESLPKYFLAALLAGAYVGIGIILIFSLGAPLAAIKSPFQPLIMGASFGIALTLVVFAGSELFTGNNMFFTVSTLAGRTTVWDTVKNWVLVFLGNVAGAVVLALLIQGSGLFKAAPAEHLIFAAAAKKMSLPFSELFFRGILCNWLVCLALWMSSRAKSEAAKLVLIWWCLFAFIASGYEHSVANMTLLSVAVLLPNHPETVSIAGWLHNMIPVTLGNIIGGGVFVGMAYWLISPVRTPRKLSAPPQTKKAS; encoded by the coding sequence ATGTTTACGCAGAGCGTAGAGAATATCGTTGAGACAGCCGTAGGGAAGCGCGACAAAATGAATGAGAGTCTGCCCAAATATTTTTTGGCGGCCCTCCTGGCAGGAGCATATGTGGGTATTGGTATTATTCTGATCTTCTCCCTGGGGGCACCGCTGGCGGCGATCAAGTCACCGTTCCAGCCGCTGATTATGGGGGCATCCTTCGGGATTGCCTTGACCTTGGTTGTATTCGCAGGCTCAGAGCTGTTTACAGGTAATAATATGTTCTTCACAGTAAGCACGCTTGCCGGGAGAACAACAGTCTGGGATACGGTGAAGAACTGGGTCCTGGTCTTCCTCGGCAATGTGGCCGGTGCTGTGGTGCTGGCGCTGCTGATTCAGGGGTCGGGCCTCTTCAAGGCAGCCCCTGCCGAGCATCTGATCTTCGCAGCTGCCGCCAAAAAGATGAGCCTGCCGTTCTCAGAGCTATTCTTCCGCGGTATTCTCTGTAACTGGCTGGTCTGCCTGGCACTGTGGATGTCCTCCCGCGCCAAGAGTGAAGCAGCGAAGCTGGTCCTGATCTGGTGGTGTCTGTTCGCCTTCATCGCGAGCGGCTATGAACATAGTGTAGCGAACATGACGCTGCTCAGCGTAGCCGTGCTGCTCCCGAATCACCCGGAGACCGTCAGCATCGCCGGTTGGCTGCATAATATGATTCCTGTCACGCTCGGCAATATCATCGGCGGCGGTGTATTCGTCGGCATGGCTTACTGGCTGATCTCGCCTGTGCGAACTCCGCGTAAACTATCTGCTCCTCCTCAGACTAAGAAAGCAAGCTAA
- the nirD gene encoding nitrite reductase small subunit NirD, with amino-acid sequence MERSNREYTIGRVEDFMLQIGRVIHAGDVELAIFRTSDGAVYAVRNHSPHPKGGPLAEGIVSGYYLYDPLHDWKIDLRTGEVQAPDRGQAEVYPVTVEGGVVKVTLPAAVTNLN; translated from the coding sequence ATGGAACGGAGTAATCGGGAATATACGATAGGCAGAGTGGAAGATTTCATGCTGCAGATCGGCCGGGTAATTCATGCAGGAGACGTCGAATTAGCGATATTCCGCACATCGGACGGCGCAGTCTATGCGGTCCGCAACCACAGTCCCCACCCGAAGGGCGGCCCGCTCGCGGAAGGCATTGTATCAGGCTATTATTTATATGATCCGCTGCATGACTGGAAGATCGACCTTCGCACCGGAGAGGTTCAGGCACCGGACCGGGGGCAGGCAGAAGTCTATCCGGTTACAGTAGAGGGCGGAGTGGTTAAGGTCACTCTGCCTGCGGCAGTAACAAACCTAAATTAA
- the nirB gene encoding nitrite reductase large subunit NirB — translation MAAEREKLVLIGNGMAGVGTIEQILKLGGAYDITVFGSEPHPNYNRIMLSYVLEGSKTIEDIILNDLGWYEDNHITLHTGTTVTRIDEQNKLILTDNGLAVPYDKAIIATGSNSFILPVPGSTKDGVVGFRDIADCDAMLAAAKQYRTAAVIGGGLLGLEAAKGLVNLGMDVTVVHLLEDLMERQLDRTASSMLQAELTRQGVKFAMGKQTVELTGEERVTGLRFSDGSELPAEFVVMAVGIKPNVQLAKDSGITVNRGIVVDDYMQTSMADVYSVGECTEHRGTCYGLVAPLFEQGMVLAKHLSGSQTPGYEGSVVATKLKISGVDVFSAGEFTETPEHTVISAKDEWKRTYKKILLKDNVIVGAVLFGDVTESANLQKLVKNSTEMTNEIYDEVMGTSCCGGGGAKKGMSVEAMADEEIVCGCNGVTKKAIVDAVTENGFTTVDEIKACTGATRSCGGCKPVVEQILQFVLGDSFQQSAKQGICSCTPLSRDEIVAEITAKGLRTTKEVMHVLDWKQAEGCSKCRPAVNYYLGMIYPDTHEDEKESRFVNERMSANIQKDGTYTVIPRMYGGVTTPEDLKRIADVSLKYDVKVVKVTGGQRLDLIGVKKEDVPKVWEELDMPSGYGYAKSLRTVKTCVGSQFCRFGTQDSMGMGAMLERKYERLDMPAKFKMAVNGCPRNCAESCTKDIGIVGNDGGWEVFIGGNGGIKPRIADAFCKVKTDEELVEVCSAVIQYYRETGNYLERTSEWVERMGLEHIQTVVMGNDDNRKELAARIDFALAQVRDPWRKMLDDKNTRTALFEETQV, via the coding sequence GTGGCAGCGGAAAGAGAAAAGTTAGTGCTGATTGGGAATGGCATGGCGGGAGTAGGCACTATTGAGCAGATTCTGAAGCTGGGCGGCGCTTATGATATTACTGTCTTCGGCAGTGAGCCGCATCCCAACTATAACCGGATTATGTTGTCCTATGTACTTGAAGGCAGCAAAACGATTGAAGACATCATTCTCAATGATCTCGGGTGGTATGAGGATAATCATATTACACTGCATACCGGTACGACGGTTACCAGGATCGATGAACAGAACAAACTAATATTGACCGATAACGGACTGGCGGTTCCTTACGATAAAGCAATTATTGCCACAGGCTCAAATTCTTTCATTCTACCCGTACCCGGCAGCACCAAGGATGGGGTAGTCGGCTTCCGCGATATCGCGGACTGTGATGCGATGCTGGCAGCAGCGAAGCAGTACCGCACGGCGGCTGTAATCGGCGGAGGATTGCTAGGTCTTGAAGCTGCGAAGGGCCTGGTCAATCTGGGCATGGATGTTACCGTTGTGCATCTGCTGGAGGATCTGATGGAGCGTCAGCTGGACCGTACCGCTTCTTCCATGCTACAGGCAGAGCTTACGCGTCAAGGTGTGAAATTCGCCATGGGCAAGCAGACGGTCGAACTGACCGGCGAAGAACGGGTGACCGGTCTGCGCTTCAGTGACGGCAGTGAACTGCCCGCAGAGTTTGTAGTGATGGCTGTTGGAATCAAGCCGAATGTCCAGCTTGCGAAAGACAGCGGAATCACCGTTAACCGCGGGATTGTAGTTGACGATTATATGCAGACTTCTATGGCTGATGTGTATTCTGTCGGCGAATGTACAGAGCACCGGGGAACCTGCTACGGACTCGTCGCACCGTTATTCGAGCAGGGCATGGTTCTCGCCAAGCATCTGTCAGGTAGTCAGACTCCAGGCTATGAAGGTTCAGTTGTAGCAACCAAGCTCAAAATTTCCGGGGTAGATGTATTCTCGGCTGGTGAATTCACCGAAACGCCGGAGCATACTGTCATTTCTGCCAAGGATGAATGGAAGCGAACCTACAAGAAGATTTTGCTTAAGGATAATGTGATTGTCGGTGCCGTTCTATTCGGTGATGTAACGGAATCTGCCAACCTGCAGAAGCTTGTGAAAAACAGCACAGAGATGACCAATGAAATCTATGATGAGGTTATGGGCACAAGCTGCTGCGGCGGAGGCGGAGCCAAGAAAGGCATGTCTGTTGAAGCGATGGCCGACGAAGAAATCGTCTGCGGCTGTAACGGCGTAACCAAAAAAGCGATTGTGGATGCTGTTACGGAGAACGGCTTCACTACGGTGGATGAGATCAAAGCCTGTACGGGTGCAACCCGCTCCTGCGGCGGCTGTAAGCCGGTGGTGGAGCAGATTCTGCAATTCGTTCTCGGAGACAGCTTCCAGCAGAGCGCCAAGCAGGGAATCTGCAGCTGCACCCCGCTTAGCCGGGATGAGATCGTTGCCGAGATTACGGCGAAAGGCCTCCGGACCACCAAGGAAGTCATGCATGTCCTGGACTGGAAGCAGGCAGAAGGCTGTTCCAAATGCCGCCCTGCAGTGAACTATTATCTGGGCATGATCTACCCGGACACTCATGAGGATGAGAAGGAATCCCGGTTCGTCAATGAACGGATGAGCGCCAATATTCAGAAGGACGGAACGTATACAGTTATACCGCGGATGTATGGCGGGGTGACCACTCCTGAGGATTTGAAGCGGATTGCCGATGTGTCCCTGAAGTATGATGTGAAGGTTGTGAAGGTGACGGGCGGACAACGCCTGGACCTGATCGGTGTCAAAAAAGAAGATGTGCCTAAGGTGTGGGAGGAGCTGGATATGCCGTCCGGCTATGGTTATGCGAAGTCGCTGCGTACGGTAAAAACATGTGTGGGTTCGCAGTTCTGCCGCTTTGGCACACAGGATTCGATGGGCATGGGCGCTATGCTTGAGCGTAAATATGAGCGGCTGGATATGCCGGCCAAATTCAAGATGGCGGTTAACGGCTGTCCGCGTAACTGTGCAGAGTCCTGCACGAAGGATATCGGGATTGTCGGCAATGACGGCGGCTGGGAAGTATTCATCGGCGGCAATGGCGGGATTAAGCCACGGATCGCAGATGCCTTCTGCAAGGTGAAGACCGACGAGGAACTGGTTGAGGTCTGCTCCGCAGTCATCCAGTACTACCGTGAGACCGGCAACTACCTGGAGAGAACCTCCGAATGGGTTGAGCGTATGGGTCTTGAGCATATCCAGACAGTGGTTATGGGCAATGACGACAACCGTAAAGAGCTGGCGGCACGTATTGACTTTGCCCTGGCCCAGGTGAGAGATCCTTGGCGGAAAATGCTGGACGACAAAAACACCCGCACCGCGCTGTTTGAAGAGACACAGGTATAG
- the ric gene encoding iron-sulfur cluster repair di-iron protein gives MASNQLNDTTIHPGFTPEAMVRDIVLQFPKAADYFKAQRIDFCCGGAKPLAEAAAEKGLDPEAMVQELNTLQQQHPVLEEDTAWNEASSEELVDYIVNKHHRYLREELPLISQNVTKVFRVHGEDSPHLGEMHRLFNMLREELLQHTAKEEESEFPKMLAYTQNPTEEGLAELRGLLHNLEAEHDGAGEILRELRRVTNDYTPPAHACTTYRLTYARLEELEGMTFEHVHLENNILFLRYQ, from the coding sequence ATGGCGTCCAATCAATTAAACGATACAACAATTCATCCCGGGTTCACCCCGGAAGCAATGGTCAGAGATATTGTTCTGCAGTTCCCCAAAGCAGCTGATTATTTCAAGGCACAACGGATCGATTTCTGCTGCGGAGGTGCAAAGCCGCTGGCTGAAGCCGCTGCCGAGAAGGGTCTTGACCCGGAAGCAATGGTTCAGGAGCTGAACACGCTGCAGCAGCAGCATCCGGTGCTGGAAGAGGATACCGCCTGGAACGAGGCTTCGTCAGAGGAACTGGTGGATTATATTGTGAACAAGCATCACCGCTACCTGCGTGAAGAGCTTCCGCTAATCAGCCAAAATGTAACCAAGGTGTTCCGCGTTCACGGTGAGGATTCACCGCACCTGGGAGAAATGCACCGCCTGTTCAATATGCTGCGTGAAGAGCTGCTGCAGCATACGGCAAAGGAAGAAGAGAGTGAATTCCCTAAGATGCTGGCCTACACTCAGAACCCAACCGAAGAAGGACTTGCTGAGCTGCGCGGATTGCTGCATAATCTGGAAGCCGAGCATGACGGGGCCGGAGAGATTCTGCGTGAGCTTCGCAGAGTAACTAATGATTACACGCCGCCCGCACATGCCTGCACAACATATCGCCTGACGTATGCCCGCCTTGAAGAACTGGAAGGCATGACCTTCGAGCATGTGCATCTGGAGAACAATATTTTGTTCCTGCGGTATCAATAG
- a CDS encoding helix-turn-helix transcriptional regulator: MGKNLRLKASRAAKDMSQKQLADAVGVTRQTIIAIENGDYNPTLRLCIDICVTLGKTLDQLFWEGTKDEQNEPG, translated from the coding sequence ATGGGGAAAAATCTGAGGCTCAAAGCCTCCAGAGCGGCAAAGGACATGTCGCAAAAACAGCTCGCAGATGCCGTGGGGGTCACAAGGCAGACAATTATTGCGATTGAGAACGGTGATTATAACCCCACTCTGAGGTTGTGCATAGACATTTGTGTAACACTTGGGAAGACGCTGGATCAATTATTTTGGGAGGGAACGAAGGATGAACAGAACGAACCTGGATGA
- a CDS encoding DUF6773 family protein, whose protein sequence is MNRTNLDERQLQKRHKAGNQAFLLVAFLLLADMGLHNYGMKWLEYPLGNYAIFMLGVGSYLVRLIWSGAYVGPGGGQSGVNGRSIAGAVLAIVVAACILIITFVNPAAQSAATSGANGKVILIISLTAGLVILSTVYLIRRRNNRAD, encoded by the coding sequence ATGAACAGAACGAACCTGGATGAGAGACAATTGCAGAAGCGGCACAAGGCGGGGAATCAGGCATTTCTTTTGGTGGCATTCTTATTGCTGGCAGACATGGGGCTGCACAACTACGGAATGAAGTGGCTGGAATATCCGCTTGGTAATTACGCAATTTTCATGCTGGGTGTGGGTTCCTATCTCGTACGGCTGATCTGGAGCGGTGCATATGTGGGACCGGGTGGCGGGCAAAGCGGAGTGAACGGGAGAAGCATAGCGGGTGCAGTTCTGGCGATTGTGGTGGCGGCCTGCATCCTTATCATTACTTTCGTGAATCCAGCCGCCCAATCAGCAGCTACCAGCGGCGCGAACGGGAAGGTGATTCTGATCATTTCCCTTACAGCAGGACTGGTCATCTTAAGTACCGTGTACTTGATCCGGCGGAGGAATAACCGGGCGGACTAG
- a CDS encoding winged helix-turn-helix transcriptional regulator — translation MEEHQLTMCPRFETAFSFLGKRWNGLIIQTLMSGPKRFKDISGLIPSMSDKMLSERMKDLECEGILVRHVYPETPVRIEYELTVKGRALEPVMQQIQSWAESWVE, via the coding sequence ATGGAAGAACATCAATTGACGATGTGCCCGAGATTTGAGACGGCTTTTTCGTTTCTGGGCAAGCGTTGGAACGGACTCATTATTCAGACCTTGATGAGCGGCCCCAAGCGGTTCAAGGATATTTCCGGACTGATTCCGTCAATGAGCGATAAGATGCTGTCCGAGCGCATGAAGGATCTGGAATGCGAGGGCATTCTGGTACGTCATGTGTACCCGGAGACACCGGTGCGCATTGAATATGAATTGACAGTGAAGGGCCGTGCGCTTGAGCCGGTCATGCAGCAAATCCAGTCCTGGGCCGAGAGCTGGGTGGAGTAG
- a CDS encoding Gfo/Idh/MocA family protein: MKLPVRKRVAMIGIGDIARKVYLPLLSRHDQAEVVGVLSHSSATVERAVQAYRLQRGTTELTELLSWDLDAVFIHSPTTTHYELVTSCLEHGVSVYVDKPLSYDLEESRRMAELAENKGLLLGVGFNRRYAPMYAAAKSWLHKAGGISQSTAVKHRTKLQQGSSHETIHDDLIHMLDLLLWLSGGDYELLHTSLKADTEGRLLHASGMLGWENGTTGHYSMVRDAGADLEKLELHGHGRSVEVTDMERVILYEQGSLPRTQNFGSWDTVLERRGFSGAVSHYLSHIATPEQCGISASAVLPSHELAARLSR; this comes from the coding sequence ATGAAACTACCTGTCCGTAAAAGAGTGGCAATGATCGGCATAGGCGATATTGCCCGTAAAGTCTATTTGCCGCTGCTCTCCCGGCATGATCAGGCCGAGGTGGTGGGAGTGCTCAGCCATTCCTCTGCTACGGTCGAGCGGGCAGTCCAGGCTTATCGCCTTCAGCGGGGGACAACCGAGCTTACGGAGCTGCTGTCCTGGGATCTGGATGCTGTGTTCATACATAGTCCTACAACTACGCACTATGAGCTGGTTACCTCTTGCCTGGAGCATGGGGTGTCCGTGTATGTGGACAAGCCGCTCTCCTATGATCTGGAGGAATCCCGCCGGATGGCAGAGCTTGCTGAGAACAAGGGGCTGCTGCTGGGAGTGGGCTTCAACCGCCGCTATGCCCCGATGTATGCCGCCGCCAAATCCTGGCTGCATAAGGCCGGAGGCATCAGCCAATCCACTGCTGTCAAACACCGGACGAAGCTGCAGCAGGGCAGCAGCCATGAGACGATCCATGATGATCTAATCCATATGCTGGATCTGTTGCTCTGGCTGTCCGGCGGGGATTATGAGCTGCTGCACACCAGCCTGAAGGCGGATACGGAGGGGCGGCTTCTGCACGCCTCAGGAATGCTTGGCTGGGAGAACGGGACCACCGGCCATTACAGCATGGTCCGGGATGCCGGGGCCGATCTGGAGAAGCTGGAGCTGCACGGACATGGCAGGTCGGTTGAGGTGACGGACATGGAACGGGTTATATTATATGAGCAGGGCTCGCTGCCGCGCACTCAGAACTTCGGCAGCTGGGATACAGTACTGGAGCGCAGAGGCTTCAGCGGCGCGGTCAGCCATTATCTCAGCCATATAGCGACACCGGAGCAATGCGGTATTTCCGCTTCGGCCGTATTGCCGAGCCATGAATTAGCAGCAAGACTAAGCCGCTGA
- a CDS encoding TVP38/TMEM64 family protein, which produces MRKWLTIILYVSCIILAFVYRYELLAWLREDHPLYLSMLAATVLALFPVLPYKLIIGLFGYAYGSFAGALICWSATTIAAALVYGVVTSMFRSKSMAYLSSISALDRFVYAVQQRPFASVVIARLAPFIPQMAVNIYAGAAGLPFWSYLGATALGKIPGIALYAFLGGQMFQHPRSAVVAIIVYIAVLAVAGLSMRRRPSAGR; this is translated from the coding sequence ATGAGAAAATGGCTAACAATTATTCTGTATGTTTCGTGCATAATCCTCGCGTTTGTCTACAGGTATGAACTCCTGGCCTGGCTTAGAGAGGATCATCCTTTGTATTTGTCCATGCTCGCCGCTACAGTGCTGGCCTTATTTCCGGTCCTGCCCTACAAGCTGATTATCGGATTGTTCGGGTATGCTTATGGAAGCTTCGCAGGAGCGTTAATCTGCTGGAGTGCTACTACGATCGCGGCAGCCCTTGTCTATGGAGTCGTTACATCCATGTTCCGGAGCAAATCGATGGCCTATCTAAGCAGCATTTCCGCGCTGGACAGATTTGTGTATGCTGTGCAGCAGCGTCCTTTTGCATCTGTAGTGATCGCCCGCCTGGCACCGTTCATTCCGCAGATGGCTGTGAATATCTACGCCGGTGCCGCCGGACTGCCTTTCTGGAGCTATCTTGGAGCCACTGCACTTGGCAAAATTCCCGGCATCGCCCTCTACGCCTTCCTGGGAGGACAGATGTTCCAGCATCCGCGAAGTGCAGTTGTAGCTATAATCGTGTATATTGCCGTACTGGCTGTAGCCGGATTATCCATGCGCCGCCGTCCTTCTGCGGGCCGCTGA
- the msrA gene encoding peptide-methionine (S)-S-oxide reductase MsrA has protein sequence MSEFQADSINFKTEQATFAGGCFWCMVSPFEELPGIVKIISGYTGGHTVNPTYEEVCSETTGHVEAVQITFNPDIFPYSKLLELFWQQIDPTDAGGQFHDRGTSYGTAIFTHSEEQRQQAEASKAALQASGRFSAPIVTPILPAKPFYPAEEYHQGYHHKNPAHYKRYRKGSGREAFIEAHWTHKEDPQSLKERLTPLQYEVTQNSATESPFRNEFWDHHGDGIYVDIVSGEPLFSSEDKFDSGCGWPSFTRPIRDYVVKEKTDLSHLMVRTEVRSKTADSHLGHVFNDGPGANGLRYCINSAALRFVPKEDLEKEGYGEYRVLFQHV, from the coding sequence ATGAGTGAATTTCAAGCTGATTCTATAAATTTCAAGACCGAACAAGCCACCTTCGCCGGTGGATGCTTCTGGTGTATGGTATCCCCTTTTGAAGAGCTTCCGGGCATTGTCAAGATTATCTCCGGTTATACAGGCGGACATACTGTGAATCCGACCTACGAGGAAGTATGCTCGGAAACCACCGGACATGTTGAGGCGGTACAGATTACGTTCAATCCGGATATTTTCCCATATAGCAAGCTGCTTGAGCTGTTCTGGCAGCAGATTGACCCTACCGATGCCGGAGGGCAATTCCATGACCGCGGAACTTCTTATGGAACGGCAATCTTCACCCATTCGGAGGAGCAGCGCCAGCAAGCAGAGGCTTCCAAGGCGGCCCTTCAGGCCAGTGGACGCTTCTCTGCTCCCATTGTGACGCCTATTCTTCCGGCTAAGCCCTTCTACCCAGCCGAAGAATATCATCAGGGCTATCATCACAAGAATCCAGCCCATTACAAGCGTTACCGCAAGGGTTCGGGCCGGGAAGCATTCATCGAAGCTCACTGGACGCATAAGGAGGACCCGCAGAGCCTGAAGGAGCGCCTGACTCCGCTTCAATATGAAGTAACGCAGAACAGCGCTACGGAATCTCCATTCCGCAACGAATTCTGGGATCACCACGGAGACGGGATCTATGTGGATATTGTCTCCGGGGAGCCACTGTTCAGCTCAGAGGATAAGTTCGATTCCGGCTGCGGCTGGCCGAGCTTCACGCGTCCGATCCGGGACTATGTGGTCAAGGAGAAAACCGACCTCAGCCACCTGATGGTCCGCACCGAAGTACGCAGCAAAACAGCGGATTCCCACTTGGGCCATGTATTCAATGACGGCCCCGGAGCGAACGGACTGCGGTACTGTATCAACTCGGCAGCTCTGCGCTTTGTTCCCAAAGAGGACCTGGAGAAGGAAGGCTATGGCGAGTACCGCGTGCTCTTCCAGCATGTTTAA
- a CDS encoding DUF4349 domain-containing protein yields the protein MRKWGLHYLLYLVVVAVVLTGCGASSSNSDSAANTESAFRNEAASDGSAESAPAAVEVKEDSLTSNTAMAVNDQADQKGGGGNSAVPGAGAEQGTDASAGFTGTDVVAGLNKKLIYKANLNMEVSDYGAAQTEVRNMVTLAGGYIIEFSENMSEYEQGGTFILKVPAAGFSPFLNNLEKIKHEKLQRSIQGQDVSEEYVDLESRLKAKQMMEAQYIDFMKKATKPADLVQFANQLGEIQEQIEQIKGRMRYIDQNVSFSTVELRLYQTEKSLTLTKTNAQGPLGVRASEALNGSMKALSVMFQWLVVVLAAALPVLLVAGVVVALVLWLRRSFKRRQPAHPEQVRLGAKHLPGRESQPHPESAPVVPTAPEEENTDKQNK from the coding sequence ATGCGAAAATGGGGTCTGCATTACTTGTTGTATCTAGTGGTTGTAGCCGTGGTTCTAACGGGCTGCGGCGCGTCGAGTAGCAATTCAGATTCGGCCGCGAATACAGAAAGCGCGTTCAGAAATGAAGCAGCATCAGACGGATCGGCAGAGAGTGCGCCTGCTGCGGTGGAGGTCAAGGAGGATAGTCTAACCTCGAATACTGCGATGGCTGTTAATGATCAGGCTGACCAGAAAGGCGGCGGCGGAAATTCGGCAGTCCCTGGGGCGGGGGCTGAGCAAGGGACAGATGCTTCTGCCGGATTCACCGGAACCGATGTGGTAGCAGGGCTGAACAAGAAGCTAATCTACAAGGCGAACCTCAATATGGAGGTAAGCGACTACGGGGCAGCGCAGACTGAAGTGCGGAATATGGTTACTCTGGCCGGGGGCTACATTATCGAATTCTCAGAGAATATGTCTGAATATGAACAGGGCGGAACCTTTATCCTAAAAGTGCCTGCGGCGGGCTTCTCTCCGTTCCTGAACAATCTGGAGAAGATTAAGCATGAAAAGCTCCAGAGAAGCATCCAGGGGCAGGATGTGTCGGAGGAATATGTGGACCTGGAGTCACGCCTTAAGGCGAAGCAGATGATGGAGGCGCAGTATATTGATTTTATGAAAAAAGCAACCAAACCGGCCGATCTCGTCCAGTTCGCCAACCAGCTTGGGGAAATTCAGGAGCAAATCGAACAGATCAAGGGCAGAATGCGGTATATCGATCAGAACGTATCTTTCTCTACAGTGGAGCTTCGCCTCTACCAGACGGAGAAGAGTCTTACCCTTACGAAGACCAATGCCCAGGGACCGCTGGGTGTACGGGCTTCAGAAGCGCTGAATGGCAGCATGAAGGCGTTGTCTGTGATGTTCCAGTGGCTTGTTGTGGTACTGGCGGCTGCTCTCCCCGTCCTGCTCGTAGCTGGAGTGGTGGTTGCGCTGGTGCTCTGGTTACGGCGAAGCTTCAAGCGGCGGCAACCTGCGCACCCTGAACAAGTGCGGTTGGGCGCTAAGCATCTGCCGGGCCGGGAATCGCAGCCTCATCCTGAGAGTGCACCTGTAGTACCAACTGCACCGGAAGAGGAGAATACGGATAAGCAGAACAAGTAG
- a CDS encoding DUF1540 domain-containing protein — translation MAKDVLCAVNSCTYWAEENKCNAESIFVAYHSSKQPTQSEETDCKTFESK, via the coding sequence ATGGCAAAAGACGTATTGTGCGCAGTTAATTCTTGCACCTACTGGGCTGAAGAGAACAAATGCAACGCTGAGTCGATCTTCGTTGCTTACCACAGCTCCAAGCAGCCTACACAATCTGAGGAAACAGATTGCAAAACCTTCGAAAGCAAATAA